A genomic segment from Desulfovulcanus ferrireducens encodes:
- a CDS encoding IscA/HesB family protein: MFELSDAAKKQLDMYFANHEVSPIRVYMANECGGPRLALGLDEENENDEVYEVEGFKFLVDKSLMKIAAPIKVDFNEMGFFITSSMKLSAGGCSSCSSCG, translated from the coding sequence ATGTTCGAACTAAGCGATGCTGCAAAAAAACAACTGGACATGTATTTTGCCAATCACGAGGTATCACCCATCAGAGTTTATATGGCAAATGAATGCGGTGGACCACGATTAGCCCTTGGCCTGGATGAGGAAAATGAAAACGATGAGGTTTATGAGGTAGAAGGTTTCAAGTTCTTGGTGGACAAGAGCTTGATGAAAATAGCAGCCCCTATCAAGGTGGATTTTAATGAGATGGGATTTTTCATAACTTCAAGCATGAAACTGAGTGCCGGTGGTTGCAGTTCATGCTCTTCTTGTGGCTAG
- a CDS encoding phenylacetate--CoA ligase family protein yields the protein MYWERDYECMDREELEILQLERLQSTLNRVRKNVPFYRSRFDELDLDPEDIRSLDDLRRLPFTTKDDLRANYPYGLFAVPLREVVRLQASSGTTGKPTVVGYSKNDIRRWSNLVARILVAGGVTKDDLVQIAFGYGLFTGGFGFHYGAEAIGASVIPVSSGGTRRQVFIMQDYRTTALVCTPSYALYLADTMEEMGININSLSLRYGLFGGETWSEAMRSEIQDRLKILATDNYGISEVMGPGIAGECQEQNGLHINEDHFLAEIIDPETGQPVEPGQTGELVLTTLTKEAFPIIRFRTGDLTRLITAPCPCGRTFYRLSKILGRTDDMIIIRGVNVFPSQIEPILLEIEGTKPHYQIVVDREEHLDRATLLVEANEALLSDKMRETQELVSRIKKRLASELGVTFEVKLVEPKSLKRVKDKKRLVIDKRSF from the coding sequence ATGTACTGGGAACGAGACTACGAGTGCATGGATAGAGAGGAGCTGGAGATACTCCAGCTTGAACGACTGCAATCTACATTAAACAGGGTGCGCAAAAACGTGCCTTTTTATCGAAGCCGTTTTGATGAGCTTGATCTCGATCCCGAAGATATTCGTTCTTTAGATGATCTTAGGCGTTTGCCCTTTACTACTAAAGATGATCTTCGAGCCAACTACCCATATGGTCTTTTTGCCGTTCCTCTGCGCGAAGTGGTTCGTTTGCAAGCCTCATCCGGGACAACTGGCAAGCCTACTGTGGTTGGCTATTCCAAAAACGATATTCGCCGTTGGTCAAATCTTGTGGCCCGCATCCTTGTTGCCGGTGGCGTAACAAAAGATGACCTGGTACAAATTGCCTTTGGCTATGGCCTTTTTACCGGTGGCTTTGGATTTCACTATGGAGCCGAGGCCATTGGCGCATCCGTTATACCTGTTTCCAGCGGGGGCACGCGGCGACAGGTTTTTATCATGCAGGATTACAGGACCACGGCTCTGGTCTGCACCCCCAGTTATGCGCTCTATCTGGCCGATACCATGGAAGAGATGGGTATTAATATAAATTCTCTTTCTCTACGTTACGGGCTGTTTGGCGGGGAGACCTGGTCCGAGGCCATGCGCTCTGAGATTCAGGACAGGCTGAAAATTCTGGCCACAGACAATTATGGAATCAGTGAAGTCATGGGCCCGGGCATTGCAGGCGAATGCCAGGAGCAAAACGGGCTACACATAAATGAGGATCACTTTCTGGCTGAGATTATTGATCCTGAAACAGGCCAGCCAGTGGAGCCAGGACAGACCGGGGAACTGGTCCTGACTACCCTGACCAAAGAGGCCTTCCCTATTATTCGCTTCCGAACCGGTGACTTGACCCGGCTTATCACTGCCCCCTGCCCCTGCGGCCGCACCTTTTACCGCCTAAGCAAGATCTTAGGTCGCACTGATGACATGATTATTATCAGGGGGGTTAATGTTTTTCCCAGCCAGATCGAACCTATCCTTCTCGAGATAGAAGGGACAAAGCCGCATTATCAGATTGTTGTGGATCGCGAAGAACACCTTGACCGGGCAACATTGCTAGTAGAGGCCAATGAAGCCCTGCTTTCTGATAAGATGCGGGAGACGCAGGAGTTGGTGAGCCGTATTAAGAAACGGCTGGCTTCAGAACTAGGCGTTACTTTTGAGGTCAAGCTGGTCGAGCCCAAAAGCCTTAAACGCGTCAAGGATAAGAAGAGGCTGGTTATTGATAAAAGGAGTTTTTAA
- a CDS encoding GGDEF domain-containing protein produces the protein MMKESVSPEKFVNNLPCSEPMCVSLDKLGVPKDSKWRGLIMYMRSIKEYDFLTNNQKRQIQQLVLEVLQTKDFSEQKFREIVQKQENILNAPCNRKLEAAFKATTELIKEFKGLLLKRSGDVKDLEGVTVETILTEGDPDKIIRKLREAFREVITTLEEDAKNLAQLSKTDTLTKLNNRRAFDEFIDEAVKKARCQNKPLSLLILDIDFFKEFNDNYGHRIGDQALAAVATIIKRYVQEKEKKEGKAFFPARYGGEEFVVVMPETELNEAGQNAEDIRKLVEAYNFVIRNAEGQIIKKGIRITISAGVAELQPQWQGALVDNLIEAADQALYAAKENGRNRVYYFTPDGCGCVNG, from the coding sequence ATGATGAAAGAATCGGTTTCGCCGGAAAAATTTGTTAATAACTTGCCATGTAGTGAACCCATGTGCGTTTCCTTGGACAAGCTTGGTGTACCCAAGGATTCCAAGTGGAGAGGACTGATAATGTACATGCGTAGCATTAAGGAGTATGATTTTTTAACAAATAACCAAAAAAGACAAATCCAGCAACTTGTTTTAGAAGTCCTCCAAACAAAAGATTTTTCTGAGCAAAAATTTAGGGAAATAGTTCAGAAACAGGAGAATATACTTAATGCGCCATGCAATAGAAAGTTAGAGGCAGCATTTAAAGCCACAACGGAGTTGATCAAAGAATTCAAGGGATTACTTTTAAAAAGAAGTGGAGATGTAAAAGATTTGGAAGGGGTTACAGTAGAAACCATTTTAACAGAGGGCGACCCTGATAAGATAATTAGAAAGCTAAGAGAAGCATTTCGAGAAGTCATTACCACATTGGAGGAAGATGCGAAAAATCTTGCCCAGTTAAGCAAAACAGATACCTTAACCAAACTAAATAATCGGCGCGCATTTGATGAGTTTATAGATGAGGCCGTAAAAAAAGCTCGTTGTCAGAACAAGCCATTATCTTTACTCATTTTAGATATAGATTTTTTTAAAGAATTTAACGATAATTATGGACATCGAATAGGAGATCAGGCCCTGGCTGCGGTGGCCACGATAATCAAGCGCTATGTTCAGGAGAAAGAGAAAAAGGAAGGCAAGGCCTTTTTCCCTGCCCGGTATGGAGGCGAAGAATTTGTTGTGGTCATGCCCGAAACTGAGTTAAATGAGGCCGGGCAAAATGCAGAGGATATACGCAAGCTTGTAGAAGCCTATAATTTTGTCATTCGTAATGCAGAGGGTCAGATTATTAAAAAGGGGATAAGAATTACCATCAGTGCAGGCGTGGCAGAACTTCAGCCTCAATGGCAGGGTGCCCTGGTAGACAACTTGATCGAAGCGGCTGATCAGGCATTGTATGCTGCCAAGGAAAACGGACGTAACCGAGTGTATTATTTTACGCCAGATGGGTGTGGATGTGTGAACGGGTAG